One Sphaerisporangium krabiense DNA segment encodes these proteins:
- the murJ gene encoding murein biosynthesis integral membrane protein MurJ encodes MSRVLRASAIMAAGTMVSRVTGFVRTAVLASTIGVLALGDAYNVAFMIPMMLFDFLIGGVLSSVVVPMIVRAQKSDADGGRAYEQRLMTVATLALIVIAALGVLFAPLLVDVITTDLDPVKTHVTVTLTRYILPQIAFFGIGAIAGAILNTRDRFGAPMWAPVLNNIVVIAVGVAYHVVSGAGANIREVTSSDLALLGLGTTAGIVAQSIILIIAVHRVGFRFVPRFDLRNARLGEIGRMGAWTLAFVAFNQIGLTITTNLATGATAKAGAAHVAGIASYSYAYQFFQLPYGIIAVSVITAMLPRMSRYAHEGQFGAIRQEFVSGVRLVSAAIVPAGLMLMVLGPAVAVLVFAHGSTSVDDALNIGTVLQVFGLALVPFSIYQLLLRVFYSFGDTRSPALIALGNVVVNASVGFVLYLTLPPHLIVMGLALSFTLAYVLGGVVAWRLAAAKVVGGLGGRDVGVALSRMYLASIPAAALALAVLWATKQFAGITPLSSAIMLAVGGGAGALIYLFTSQRMRIAEITSIIGLVAGRVGR; translated from the coding sequence ATGAGCCGCGTGTTGCGCGCGAGCGCGATCATGGCCGCCGGCACGATGGTCTCCCGGGTGACCGGTTTCGTCCGGACGGCCGTGCTCGCCTCCACCATCGGCGTGCTGGCCCTGGGCGACGCCTACAACGTGGCGTTCATGATCCCGATGATGCTGTTCGACTTCCTCATCGGGGGCGTCCTCAGCAGCGTCGTGGTCCCGATGATCGTCCGGGCCCAGAAGAGCGACGCCGACGGCGGGCGGGCGTACGAGCAGCGGCTGATGACCGTCGCCACCCTCGCGCTGATCGTGATCGCCGCGCTCGGCGTGCTGTTCGCCCCGCTGCTGGTGGACGTCATCACCACCGACCTGGACCCGGTGAAGACCCACGTCACGGTCACGCTGACGCGGTACATCCTCCCCCAGATCGCGTTCTTCGGCATCGGGGCGATCGCCGGCGCCATCCTCAACACCCGCGACCGGTTCGGGGCGCCGATGTGGGCGCCGGTGCTCAACAACATCGTGGTCATCGCGGTCGGCGTCGCCTACCACGTCGTGAGCGGCGCGGGCGCGAACATCCGTGAGGTGACCTCCTCCGACCTCGCCCTGCTCGGCCTCGGCACCACCGCGGGCATCGTCGCCCAGTCGATCATCCTCATCATCGCCGTGCACCGGGTGGGGTTCCGGTTCGTGCCGCGGTTCGACCTGCGCAACGCCCGGCTGGGCGAGATCGGCAGGATGGGCGCCTGGACGCTGGCGTTCGTGGCGTTCAACCAGATCGGCCTCACCATCACGACCAACCTCGCCACCGGCGCCACCGCCAAGGCGGGCGCCGCGCACGTCGCCGGCATCGCCTCCTACAGCTACGCCTACCAGTTCTTCCAGCTCCCGTACGGCATCATCGCCGTCTCGGTGATCACGGCGATGCTGCCCCGCATGAGCCGGTACGCCCACGAAGGGCAGTTCGGCGCCATCCGGCAGGAGTTCGTGTCCGGGGTCCGGCTCGTCTCGGCGGCCATCGTGCCCGCGGGCCTGATGCTCATGGTGCTCGGCCCTGCAGTGGCCGTGCTGGTCTTCGCGCACGGCAGCACGTCGGTGGACGACGCGCTGAACATCGGCACCGTGCTGCAGGTGTTCGGGCTCGCGCTGGTGCCCTTCTCGATCTACCAGTTGCTGCTGCGGGTGTTCTACAGCTTCGGCGACACCAGGAGCCCCGCGCTGATCGCCCTGGGCAACGTCGTCGTGAACGCCTCGGTGGGGTTCGTCCTCTATCTCACGCTGCCGCCGCACCTCATCGTCATGGGGCTCGCGCTGTCGTTCACGCTCGCCTACGTCCTCGGCGGGGTGGTGGCCTGGCGGCTGGCGGCGGCCAAGGTCGTGGGCGGGCTCGGCGGCAGGGACGTCGGCGTGGCCCTGTCGCGCATGTACCTGGCCTCGATCCCGGCGGCGGCCCTCGCGCTGGCCGTCCTGTGGGCCACCAAGCAGTTCGCGGGCATCACGCCCCTGAGCTCGGCGATCATGCTGGCGGTCGGCGGCGGCGCGGGGGCGCTGATCTACCTGTTCACCTCGCAGCGGATGCGCATCGCCGAGATCACTTCGATCATTGGACTTGTGGCCGGCCGGGTAGGCCGCTAG
- a CDS encoding anti-sigma factor family protein: MTGDTHYDFEVLAELAEGLLDVDTAARVREHLAVCDPCGESLAELAAVRELLAAMPVPAMPMGVALRIDKALNAEAESRREGGLKLDEAPDWDRIMAGSPWETPAAPPEVAPAAVESTEEVVPLGVVADDGTIVPARRRRASRRRPWAMPVAASVAAAVVIGGAGLTSSLLSASGGERGSGGSTVALPEPTAQTPTRQATRGVTGPGSTSPGSTQPRGYVVGKSDYNYSSSVLDGPLVTYFGATGPIVEGSASADPTVDRCVSKISARVGKRLHTKPPTPIGVDQGFYEGNEATVMAFWKDRFRNAVWVYVVNDDCANVRPPAVSRWQ; encoded by the coding sequence GTGACGGGTGATACGCACTACGACTTCGAGGTCCTCGCCGAACTGGCAGAGGGTCTCCTCGACGTCGACACAGCCGCGCGGGTCCGCGAGCATCTCGCGGTATGCGACCCCTGCGGGGAGAGCCTCGCCGAGCTGGCCGCGGTCCGCGAGTTGCTCGCGGCCATGCCGGTGCCGGCGATGCCCATGGGTGTGGCGCTTCGCATCGACAAGGCCCTGAACGCCGAGGCGGAGTCCCGGCGGGAAGGCGGCCTGAAGCTCGACGAGGCGCCCGACTGGGACCGCATCATGGCGGGTTCCCCCTGGGAGACCCCTGCGGCGCCGCCCGAGGTGGCGCCCGCGGCCGTGGAGAGCACCGAAGAGGTCGTCCCGCTCGGCGTCGTCGCCGACGACGGCACGATCGTCCCGGCCAGGCGCAGGCGCGCGTCCCGGCGGCGTCCGTGGGCCATGCCCGTGGCGGCCAGCGTCGCCGCCGCCGTCGTGATCGGAGGGGCGGGGCTGACCTCCAGCCTGCTGTCCGCCTCCGGTGGCGAGCGAGGGTCGGGCGGCTCGACCGTCGCCCTGCCGGAGCCGACGGCCCAGACGCCCACCAGGCAGGCGACCAGAGGAGTGACCGGCCCGGGCTCGACCAGCCCCGGTTCGACCCAGCCGCGTGGCTACGTGGTCGGCAAGAGCGACTACAACTACTCCAGCAGCGTCCTGGACGGCCCGCTGGTCACGTACTTCGGCGCGACGGGACCGATCGTGGAGGGCTCGGCGTCCGCCGACCCCACCGTCGACCGCTGCGTGTCGAAGATCTCCGCGCGCGTGGGCAAGCGGCTCCACACCAAGCCGCCCACGCCCATCGGCGTCGACCAGGGGTTCTACGAGGGCAACGAGGCCACGGTCATGGCCTTCTGGAAGGACCGTTTCCGCAACGCCGTCTGGGTGTACGTCGTCAACGACGACTGCGCCAACGTGCGGCCGCCCGCGGTGAGCCGCTGGCAGTAG
- a CDS encoding protein kinase family protein — translation MSAPAVEPGGRLADRFRLEDRVNESGGATLWKAIDEVLARPVCVLTLAEDFERVAEVVTAARGASRLTDPRLTQVFDAAEEDGQAYVVSEWVTGETLTDMVSGGPMAPERAAALVAEAAEAVAHAHQAGLAHLCLTPDRLIWTAGNTVKLLGLAVDASLAAIESEDPAREDAEGLGRLLYTALTGHWPGQGDVGLPPAPLDDGKVCTPRQVTAGVPGFLDAITCRALLQEPRRGLPALTTPAEVAEALAEVPRPAPVPVAAMPPAVGLRAEAPDDLDQGRPVRQHEPFHPPAQPPPSGSRGVAGRVLVTVVILLVIAAVGIGAWMLGQSLGKQAPEAKPSVTASQAPAAKIVAVKPASATGFDPLGDDLTEHPELANLAIDGKASTEWHTLSYSSPELGRLKEGVGLLLDMGKATPVSDVVVSLGDAPGAGIQLKVGDSPELRALRTAAKQENVSGTVTLTPEKATTGRYVLIWFTRLPAFGPKFRGTIYEVVVNSPGSA, via the coding sequence ATGAGCGCCCCTGCCGTGGAGCCCGGCGGCCGACTGGCCGACCGGTTCCGCCTGGAGGACCGTGTCAACGAGTCCGGTGGCGCCACCTTGTGGAAGGCCATCGACGAGGTGCTGGCGCGGCCCGTCTGCGTCCTCACGCTCGCCGAGGACTTCGAGCGCGTCGCCGAGGTCGTGACCGCGGCCCGGGGCGCCAGCCGTCTCACCGACCCCCGTCTCACCCAGGTCTTCGACGCCGCGGAGGAGGACGGCCAGGCGTACGTCGTGAGCGAGTGGGTCACCGGCGAGACGCTCACCGACATGGTCTCCGGCGGCCCCATGGCGCCCGAGCGCGCGGCGGCGCTGGTGGCGGAGGCCGCCGAGGCCGTCGCCCACGCCCACCAGGCCGGCCTCGCCCACCTGTGCCTCACCCCCGACCGCCTGATCTGGACGGCCGGCAACACCGTCAAGCTGCTCGGCCTGGCCGTGGACGCCTCGCTCGCCGCGATCGAGAGCGAGGACCCCGCGCGCGAGGACGCCGAGGGGCTCGGCCGGCTGCTCTACACCGCGCTGACCGGCCACTGGCCCGGCCAGGGCGACGTCGGCCTGCCGCCCGCCCCGCTCGACGACGGCAAGGTGTGCACGCCGCGCCAGGTCACGGCCGGCGTGCCCGGGTTCCTGGACGCCATCACCTGCCGCGCCCTGCTGCAGGAGCCGCGCCGGGGCCTGCCCGCGCTCACCACCCCCGCCGAGGTGGCCGAGGCCCTCGCCGAGGTCCCGCGCCCCGCGCCGGTGCCGGTCGCGGCGATGCCGCCGGCCGTCGGGCTGCGCGCGGAGGCCCCCGACGACCTCGACCAGGGCAGGCCGGTCCGTCAGCACGAGCCGTTCCATCCGCCGGCGCAGCCTCCGCCGTCCGGGTCCCGCGGCGTGGCGGGACGGGTCCTGGTGACCGTGGTGATCCTCCTGGTGATCGCCGCGGTGGGCATCGGCGCGTGGATGCTCGGCCAGAGCCTCGGCAAGCAGGCGCCGGAGGCCAAGCCGTCGGTGACGGCCTCCCAGGCCCCCGCGGCGAAGATCGTCGCGGTGAAGCCCGCGAGCGCCACCGGCTTCGACCCCCTCGGAGACGACCTCACCGAGCATCCCGAGCTCGCCAACCTCGCGATCGACGGCAAGGCGTCCACCGAGTGGCACACGCTGAGCTATTCGAGCCCTGAGCTCGGGCGCCTGAAGGAGGGCGTCGGCCTGCTGCTGGACATGGGCAAGGCGACGCCCGTGTCGGACGTCGTGGTGTCGCTGGGCGACGCGCCGGGCGCCGGCATCCAGCTGAAGGTGGGCGACAGCCCGGAGCTGCGGGCGCTGAGGACGGCCGCCAAGCAGGAGAACGTCTCCGGCACGGTGACCCTGACACCGGAGAAGGCGACCACTGGTCGGTACGTTTTGATCTGGTTTACGCGCCTTCCAGCCTTCGGGCCGAAGTTTCGTGGCACCATCTATGAGGTAGTGGTGAACTCTCCCGGATCGGCCTAA
- the sigM gene encoding RNA polymerase sigma factor SigM, with product MNLPPDSPPAAQQAAGSASSDADLLTRHIGGDPHAFSEIVRRHRDRMWAVALRTLGDPDEAADAVQDAFVSAYRKAESFRGEAAVTTWLHRIVVNACLDRMRRKSIRPVADDELVEAAERDTPIPDHTGDRDVSMEVTAALKLLPADQRAALVLVDMMGYSVEDAAQVLDVPTGTIKSRCARGRAKLAPILSHLRNRSDLTRVSSAKGAELRDG from the coding sequence GTGAACCTTCCCCCCGATAGCCCACCGGCGGCACAGCAGGCCGCAGGGTCCGCGTCGTCCGACGCCGACCTGCTGACCCGCCATATCGGCGGTGATCCACACGCATTCAGCGAGATCGTCCGCCGCCACCGAGACCGCATGTGGGCCGTGGCCCTGCGCACTCTCGGTGACCCGGACGAGGCGGCCGACGCCGTGCAGGACGCCTTCGTCTCCGCCTACCGCAAGGCCGAGAGCTTCCGCGGCGAGGCGGCGGTCACCACCTGGCTGCACCGCATCGTCGTCAACGCCTGCCTCGACCGCATGCGCCGCAAGTCGATCCGCCCGGTCGCCGACGACGAGCTCGTCGAGGCCGCCGAGCGGGACACCCCGATCCCCGACCACACGGGCGACCGCGACGTGTCCATGGAGGTCACGGCGGCGCTGAAGCTCCTGCCCGCCGACCAGCGGGCCGCCCTGGTGCTCGTCGACATGATGGGCTACTCCGTGGAGGACGCCGCCCAGGTGCTCGACGTGCCGACCGGCACCATCAAGAGCCGCTGCGCGCGGGGCCGCGCCAAACTTGCCCCGATTCTTTCGCATCTGCGGAACCGTTCCGACCTAACTCGCGTCTCATCCGCGAAGGGAGCAGAACTTCGTGACGGGTGA